From candidate division TA06 bacterium B3_TA06, a single genomic window includes:
- a CDS encoding GTPase, which yields MRKRVIIMGAAGRDFHNFNVCYRNNENYEVVAFTATQIPEIEGRRYPSSLAGSLYPEGIGIEAEERLVDLIKKYDVDEVVFAYSDVSHEYVMDRASTVLAAGADFRLMGPKSTMLSSKLPVISVCAVRTGAGKSQTSRAVAKILVKYEIRYAAVRHPMPYGDLAAQAVQRFDTIEDMDRHNCTVEEREEYEPHIRAGSTVFAGVDYGAILSECEKEFQLVIWDGGNNDIPFYRPDLAIVLADPLRAGHEQTYYPGAVNFRMADMILINKIGSATPEQIAEVEEAANRLNPKARIIRSASPVKVEDESLIRGKRVVVVEDGPTLTHGGMKIGAGTIAAKKFGAAEIVDPIPYAKGRIKETIERYNQTAPLLPALGYGPEQLHDMKASIDAVPADTVVIGTPIDLRKVIEIAKPSTRVYYDLDDAVLPELEAVVAKLLRERGLIA from the coding sequence ATGCGCAAACGTGTTATCATAATGGGTGCTGCGGGACGCGACTTTCATAACTTTAATGTATGCTACAGAAACAACGAGAACTACGAGGTTGTGGCGTTCACCGCAACCCAGATTCCCGAGATCGAGGGCCGTCGTTATCCTTCGAGTTTAGCAGGTTCGCTTTACCCTGAAGGGATAGGAATAGAGGCGGAGGAGAGGTTGGTTGATTTAATCAAGAAGTATGATGTGGACGAGGTTGTGTTTGCCTATTCCGACGTAAGTCACGAGTATGTGATGGATAGAGCATCTACAGTACTTGCCGCAGGTGCAGACTTCAGGCTTATGGGTCCGAAAAGCACCATGCTCTCATCCAAGCTTCCGGTGATCTCTGTGTGTGCTGTGCGCACCGGTGCGGGCAAGTCCCAAACCTCGCGTGCGGTCGCCAAAATCCTTGTCAAGTACGAGATCCGCTACGCTGCGGTGCGCCATCCCATGCCTTACGGTGATCTGGCCGCTCAGGCGGTGCAGCGCTTTGATACAATTGAGGACATGGACCGCCACAACTGCACCGTAGAGGAGCGCGAGGAGTACGAGCCGCACATCCGGGCAGGCAGCACCGTTTTTGCTGGGGTGGACTACGGCGCGATCCTTTCAGAGTGCGAGAAGGAGTTCCAGCTGGTGATCTGGGACGGCGGGAACAACGACATCCCCTTCTATCGGCCTGATCTCGCCATCGTGCTTGCCGATCCCTTGCGCGCCGGTCACGAGCAGACCTACTATCCGGGTGCGGTGAACTTCCGCATGGCTGATATGATTTTGATAAACAAGATCGGTTCCGCCACACCAGAACAGATTGCGGAAGTGGAAGAGGCGGCAAATCGCCTGAACCCCAAGGCCAGAATCATCAGGTCCGCCTCGCCGGTTAAGGTTGAGGACGAGAGTCTCATCCGCGGCAAGAGGGTTGTGGTGGTAGAGGACGGCCCCACGCTCACCCACGGCGGCATGAAGATAGGTGCGGGAACAATTGCCGCCAAGAAGTTCGGGGCGGCTGAGATCGTTGATCCCATCCCTTACGCGAAGGGGCGGATTAAGGAAACGATTGAGCGCTACAACCAGACAGCACCCTTGCTGCCTGCCCTGGGTTACGGTCCTGAACAGCTTCATGACATGAAGGCATCAATAGACGCCGTCCCTGCTGATACGGTGGTTATCGGTACGCCGATTGATCTGCGGAAGGTGATTGAGATCGCCAAGCCTTCAACCCGGGTCTACTACGATCTCGACGATGCGGTGCTGCCCGAGCTTGAGGCGGTGGTTGCAAAGCTTCTGCGCGAGCGCGGTTTGATCGCATAA
- a CDS encoding peptide chain release factor 1 has protein sequence MSNANSEAKGRSNALRLLERLAPVVEEKKELEAKLADQAVISNPKELKNLSYRYKRCGQILSVGEHLQSTLKELAAAEEMLSAGEEDEGFLDTIRAEIANLERKRDRLTSELRALLIPPDERWQRNCIMEIRAAAGGDEAGLFAGDLYRMYTRYLERRRWSQEVLSSNTTGIGGFKEIVFLVKGEEAFRYMRFESGVHRVQRVPETEASGRIHTSTVTVAVLPEAEEQDLAIDPKDLVIETFRASGRGGQHVNVTDSAVRIRHKPTGLVASCQDERSQHQNRARAMRILRARLQDLMRSKEEAREGAERRGQIGTGERSEKIRTYNFPQNRVTDHRIKASLYKLGEILAGDLAEFHSLLLEEEARRYVQNGD, from the coding sequence ATGAGTAACGCAAACTCCGAGGCAAAAGGCAGGTCAAATGCATTAAGGCTTCTTGAGCGTCTTGCCCCTGTTGTTGAGGAGAAGAAAGAACTTGAGGCCAAGCTGGCCGATCAGGCAGTGATCTCCAATCCAAAAGAACTGAAAAACCTCTCCTACCGGTATAAGAGATGCGGGCAGATACTCTCCGTCGGAGAGCATCTGCAAAGCACCCTCAAGGAGCTAGCGGCCGCAGAGGAGATGCTTTCTGCAGGAGAAGAAGATGAAGGCTTTCTGGATACCATTCGGGCGGAGATTGCTAATCTTGAGAGAAAAAGGGATCGGCTGACAAGCGAGCTGCGTGCCTTGCTGATCCCGCCCGACGAGCGCTGGCAGCGCAACTGCATCATGGAGATACGAGCTGCCGCCGGTGGAGATGAGGCAGGTCTCTTTGCCGGTGACCTTTACCGCATGTACACACGTTATCTCGAACGCCGGAGATGGAGCCAAGAGGTGCTTTCTTCAAACACCACAGGGATAGGCGGCTTCAAGGAAATCGTCTTTCTTGTTAAAGGGGAAGAAGCCTTCCGTTACATGCGATTTGAATCCGGCGTGCACCGTGTTCAGCGCGTGCCTGAGACCGAGGCCTCGGGCCGCATCCATACATCAACCGTAACCGTGGCAGTGCTCCCTGAAGCCGAGGAGCAGGATCTGGCTATCGATCCCAAAGATCTTGTGATAGAAACCTTCCGCGCATCGGGCCGTGGCGGACAGCACGTGAACGTCACCGACTCGGCGGTACGCATCAGGCACAAACCAACAGGTCTGGTGGCAAGCTGCCAGGACGAGCGATCACAACATCAAAACCGCGCGAGGGCCATGCGCATCCTTCGGGCAAGGTTGCAGGATCTCATGCGCTCAAAGGAGGAGGCACGAGAGGGAGCCGAACGCAGGGGGCAGATCGGAACAGGCGAGAGGAGCGAGAAGATAAGAACCTATAACTTCCCTCAGAACCGGGTGACCGATCACCGCATCAAGGCGAGTCTCTACAAGCTTGGTGAGATACTTGCAGGCGACCTGGCAGAGTTTCACTCCCTCCTTCTTGAAGAGGAGGCACGGCGTTATGTCCAGAACGGCGATTGA
- the prmC gene encoding protein-(glutamine-N5) methyltransferase, release factor-specific, translating to MSRTAIEEARQASAKIPWQERLLLLEHVAARSLPELVVDRAYLTHEQKEQLIDLVKRREEGTPLEILVGTASFLDFELEVRPGVFIPRPETAELVERTVDELGKAPKVILELGTGTGAIAIALARSFPEASLIATDISPIALRLAERNAERLKEHIQFVMGNLFEFEGALKLEGRLDLLISNPPYIPTDLLAWLPGEVRNFDPLIALDGGSDGFRVVERILDKAERFLAPKGLAAIEIDPLLEEPLERYAETSPLQFKKVVDSYGNLRFLFVRRS from the coding sequence ATGTCCAGAACGGCGATTGAGGAAGCCAGACAGGCTTCAGCAAAAATTCCCTGGCAGGAGAGGCTCTTGTTATTAGAACACGTCGCCGCAAGATCGCTGCCCGAGCTGGTGGTTGATCGAGCATACCTTACCCATGAACAGAAGGAGCAATTGATTGATCTGGTGAAGAGGCGGGAGGAGGGTACGCCTCTCGAGATTCTGGTTGGAACCGCCTCCTTCCTCGATTTCGAGTTGGAAGTCAGACCAGGGGTTTTCATACCAAGACCGGAGACGGCTGAGCTGGTAGAACGAACAGTGGATGAATTAGGCAAAGCTCCCAAGGTGATCCTCGAGCTTGGCACAGGCACCGGCGCAATCGCAATAGCCCTGGCGCGAAGCTTCCCAGAAGCCAGCCTGATCGCAACCGACATCTCCCCTATTGCCCTGAGGTTAGCTGAGCGAAACGCAGAAAGACTGAAGGAGCATATTCAATTCGTCATGGGCAATCTCTTTGAGTTTGAGGGTGCCTTAAAGCTTGAAGGAAGACTGGATCTTTTGATCTCCAATCCTCCCTATATACCCACCGATCTCCTTGCCTGGCTGCCTGGAGAGGTGCGCAACTTCGATCCTCTCATAGCGCTTGACGGAGGGTCTGACGGCTTCAGGGTAGTAGAAAGGATCCTTGATAAAGCGGAAAGGTTCCTTGCTCCTAAAGGGCTTGCAGCCATTGAGATAGACCCACTGCTTGAGGAGCCCCTTGAGCGCTACGCCGAAACCTCACCCCTGCAGTTTAAGAAGGTGGTTGACAGTTACGGGAATCTGCGTTTTCTATTTGTGAGGAGATCATGA
- a CDS encoding NAD(+) kinase (catalyzes the phosphorylation of NAD to NADP), which produces MKIAVVYNKKKPNATEIIKRIEGWAKEKGHKLLISAPLDESVDFLLALGGDGTMLRAVREAEELQVPIMGINLGGLGFLTAFPSSELETALEDLGQKRVRIEERMLIRVRWRKEEFFALNDATFNMSSDARVIELSTYVNGEFLTRFTGDGLIVSTPTGSTAYSLAAGGPILDPRLEAMILTPICPHALSARPMLVPPNYTVTVEVGSKNPPVILTIDGQERRQLETGENVAFCRAERHARIVMPQDVSFFQILRRKMRWGGMRDA; this is translated from the coding sequence ATGAAGATAGCGGTGGTTTACAACAAGAAAAAGCCCAACGCTACTGAGATCATCAAACGTATCGAGGGGTGGGCTAAAGAGAAGGGGCACAAACTTCTGATCTCCGCCCCACTTGATGAATCCGTAGATTTTCTTCTCGCGCTTGGAGGCGACGGAACGATGCTTCGGGCGGTCCGCGAGGCGGAAGAACTCCAGGTGCCCATAATGGGCATAAACCTGGGCGGCCTCGGTTTCCTTACCGCGTTCCCCTCCTCAGAACTGGAAACAGCCCTCGAGGACCTGGGGCAAAAGCGGGTTCGGATTGAGGAACGGATGCTTATTCGCGTGAGGTGGAGAAAAGAGGAGTTCTTCGCCCTCAACGACGCCACCTTCAACATGAGCTCGGACGCGCGCGTGATCGAGCTCTCGACCTACGTGAACGGTGAGTTCCTGACCCGCTTTACGGGCGACGGCTTGATTGTTTCTACGCCTACCGGTTCGACCGCCTACTCACTTGCCGCGGGCGGGCCTATACTCGATCCACGGCTTGAGGCGATGATCCTCACCCCTATCTGTCCACACGCCCTATCGGCAAGGCCGATGCTGGTCCCGCCCAACTACACGGTTACAGTAGAGGTAGGCTCCAAGAACCCTCCGGTGATCCTCACAATCGACGGACAGGAAAGACGCCAGTTAGAGACAGGCGAGAATGTTGCCTTCTGTAGGGCCGAACGTCACGCCCGGATCGTAATGCCCCAGGATGTTTCATTCTTCCAGATCCTTCGCCGAAAGATGCGCTGGGGAGGCATGCGCGATGCTTGA
- the recN gene encoding DNA repair protein RecN → MFHSSRSFAERCAGEACAMLERLRIRNFALIDAVELNLSKGLNVLTGETGTGKSILLGALSVVLGERITDELFRSDKDPLEVEASFSVDDLKLPDWVGADQEGVLLILRSALKGKRAANFVNQRQTTQSALSKLGDDLVDIHGQHQHQLLLKPATHGRFFDAYGELEELKERYAAKFNDYHKLLDGIKRLKRDLAQRREQRDFLAFQLSEIAKLDPKPGEVAELKREQELLASAERREKMASRLIELVSEKEASILEGLALATQMLKDLAALDPSLQETLKTLTEAEVATDEVWRTLVRYRSSIEYSPQRLEEINERLFAFEKLWRKHNVDEQGLVRLRADLETKLSSIELDAEEIAELEKEEARLRAEVVGLARELSEAREKTREEFQRAVENQLEGFAMPKARLAVEFPRSNDPDGLYEENGVRYRLAENGLEETQFLFSANPGETPKPLARIASGGELSRIMLALKTVLVDSDQVPVLVFDEIDVGIGGRTAETVGKRLKELGKRKQILLVTHLPQIARYADRHFRVTKEVRKGRTLTRIKALDRKGRVEELARMLGGEEITDTVRAHAKELIEGTE, encoded by the coding sequence ATGTTTCATTCTTCCAGATCCTTCGCCGAAAGATGCGCTGGGGAGGCATGCGCGATGCTTGAGCGGCTGCGTATCCGAAACTTCGCTTTAATCGATGCGGTGGAGCTCAATCTATCAAAGGGACTCAACGTACTCACAGGGGAAACCGGCACAGGAAAATCAATACTTCTAGGCGCGCTGTCGGTCGTGCTCGGTGAGCGTATAACGGATGAACTTTTTCGATCGGATAAAGACCCGCTTGAGGTGGAGGCGTCGTTCAGCGTCGATGATCTCAAGCTTCCCGACTGGGTAGGCGCCGATCAGGAAGGCGTGCTTCTTATCCTTCGCAGCGCCCTCAAAGGCAAGCGTGCTGCCAACTTCGTCAACCAGCGTCAGACCACCCAATCAGCACTCTCGAAACTGGGCGACGATCTCGTTGACATCCACGGCCAGCATCAGCACCAGCTTCTCCTGAAACCGGCCACCCACGGAAGATTCTTCGATGCCTACGGAGAGCTTGAAGAACTCAAGGAACGGTACGCCGCAAAGTTCAACGATTATCATAAGCTGCTTGATGGGATCAAGAGACTGAAACGCGATCTTGCCCAGCGCCGCGAGCAGCGTGACTTTCTTGCCTTCCAGCTTTCAGAGATCGCAAAGCTCGATCCCAAGCCTGGTGAGGTTGCAGAACTCAAGAGAGAGCAGGAGCTTTTGGCCTCGGCCGAACGCAGGGAAAAGATGGCAAGTCGGTTGATTGAACTCGTCTCCGAGAAGGAGGCTTCCATACTTGAAGGGCTGGCGCTTGCAACCCAGATGCTTAAGGATCTGGCAGCACTGGATCCATCACTTCAGGAGACGCTCAAAACCCTGACAGAGGCCGAGGTGGCAACAGACGAGGTGTGGCGAACACTGGTGCGCTACCGCTCCTCAATCGAGTACTCACCCCAGCGGCTGGAGGAGATAAACGAACGGTTGTTCGCCTTCGAGAAGCTCTGGCGCAAGCATAACGTCGACGAGCAGGGACTCGTCAGACTGAGGGCTGATCTGGAGACCAAGCTTTCCTCTATCGAGCTGGACGCCGAGGAGATTGCCGAACTTGAAAAGGAAGAAGCCAGGCTCCGCGCTGAGGTTGTGGGGCTTGCACGCGAACTCTCCGAGGCAAGAGAAAAGACCAGGGAGGAGTTCCAGCGTGCTGTGGAAAACCAGCTTGAAGGGTTCGCCATGCCCAAGGCCCGGCTGGCTGTTGAGTTTCCGCGGTCCAATGACCCCGACGGTTTGTATGAAGAGAATGGGGTTCGCTACCGGCTCGCTGAGAACGGCCTTGAGGAGACGCAGTTCCTGTTCTCCGCCAACCCGGGGGAGACGCCGAAGCCATTGGCGCGGATAGCCTCGGGCGGCGAGCTCTCGCGCATCATGCTCGCTTTAAAGACGGTCCTTGTAGACTCAGACCAAGTACCGGTGCTGGTCTTCGATGAGATTGACGTGGGGATAGGTGGAAGAACAGCGGAGACGGTGGGCAAACGCCTCAAGGAGCTCGGCAAGAGAAAACAGATCCTTCTCGTGACCCACCTTCCACAGATCGCGCGCTACGCCGATCGTCACTTCCGGGTGACCAAGGAGGTCAGGAAAGGAAGAACCCTCACCCGCATCAAAGCGCTGGACAGGAAAGGACGTGTGGAGGAACTTGCCCGGATGCTGGGTGGAGAGGAGATCACCGATACAGTGCGCGCGCACGCAAAAGAACTCATTGAGGGCACCGAATGA